In Hemicordylus capensis ecotype Gifberg chromosome 13, rHemCap1.1.pri, whole genome shotgun sequence, a single window of DNA contains:
- the UBN1 gene encoding ubinuclein-1 isoform X2: MTEPHRVQLTSLPGPLSTTLLKKPRREDIAGAEHPQESEPAAAAVRITLTLFEPDHKRCPEFFYPELLKNTRGKGKSSSTGEKKKDLADPFNDEEKERHKAEALARKFEEKYGGKKRRKDRVQDLIDMGYGYDESDSFIDNSEAYDELVPASLTTKYGGFYINSGTLQFRQASESEDDFIKEKKKKSPKKRKLKEGGEKMKKKKKDDSYDKEKKSKKSKFPKTGFTALNASKEKKKKKYSGALSVKEMLKKFQKEKEAQKKRDDEPKLSAPSLVETPAPREVETLSDPLLSSLFGHASDNELLQAATAMDSLTDLDLEQLFNESPEESPFPDMEDGSDPLGMGLEQDVKQPLALPEGLPGPLEKRIEELTQAARAAEGESKHKFFNQDINSILLDIELQTRELNSQIRSGVYAHLASFLPCNKDTLVKRARRLYLCEQGGRLKEPLQKLKEAVGRAMPEQMAKYQEECQAHTQAKFAKMLEEEKDKEQRERVCSEDEEDDDKGGKRIMGPRKKFQWNDEIRDLLCQVVKIKLDGYELEKNKAQSMEDYVKTFLDTEVKPLWPKGWMQSRTLFKESRAKKRVMAPPKVKGKEHSGKPEKKMPLAVSFLHSSSAASLSPEPQGVTVGLSPQTRELLAMSSTPVSSGVAPPASFSLDDSLDEDLIHNATSSLEAVSKELAALNSRTGGSPDFTLPAILKTPPEKPPVQASLEEKRSFSKLSPSPAPSPAGSALQSPLNFLAEQALALGQPPPDKKSESSAYKELSCQTLPSKPVETHPSKQKHHSLARTVHGPQTSTPVPVPQPKGFPLAGQPSKFPPSPPFVKLQSPKAISPLPPRPVLQQPAKPPAKAPSFHSSSSSSSSLAASPASSSSHKTPNSSSASLSYTTKHPGSSLGLSFKSPFVALSRHMASSSGSTPSVSANQSCSSSSSSSSSSGALLPGASLSSPGQAPSRSSPSSLAKKTLVSQKLTLVAPPGGPNVSSSGGTQGVAKLLTSSLKPAVVSNTAASTSVPKGAGGAVLLTSSSSLNVLSPPYKPGNPKLPAALSSTPLGIISPIHSFPLHVISFSSESSPKAGVSKDAIVTGPAPGTFHHGLSHSLLAGLPSSLLQAAPLPHSAPPAHLSHTLPDTSQLHGKGSSVPPRKL; encoded by the exons ATGACGGAACCCCACAGGGTCCAGCTCACGTCTCTGCCAGGGCCGCTGAGCACCACTTTGCTGAAGAAACCTCGCCGGGAGGACATCGCAGGAGCAGAGCACCCCCAGGAATCTGAGCCGGCGGCTGCGGCCGTTCGCATCACCCTCACCCTCTTTGAGCCGGATCACAAGCGCTGCCCTGAATTCTTTTATCCCGAACTGCTGAAGAATACGCGTGGAAAAGGGAAAAGCAGTTCCACAGGAGAAAAG AAAAAAGACCTTGCTGATCCCTTCAATGATGAGGAAAAGGAGAGGCACAAAGCAGAAGCGCTTGCCAGGAAATTTGAAGAGAAATAT GGAGGAAAGAAGCGCAGAAAAGACCGTGTTCAGGATTTAATCGATATGGGATACGGATATGATGAATCGGATTCCTTCATTGACAATTCCGAAGCG TATGATGAACTCGTTCCAGCTTCTCTAACAACCAAGTATGGAGGCTTTTACATCAACTCAGGAACTCTACAGTTCCGACAGGCATCCGAGTCGGAGGATGATTTTattaaagagaaaaagaagaaatctCCTAAG AAACGGAAGTtgaaagaaggaggggaaaagatgaagaaaaagaaaaaagacgaTTCTTACGACAAGGAGAAGAAATCTAAGAAGTCCAAGTTCCCCAAAACTGG TTTCACCGCCCTGAACGCAagcaaggagaagaagaaaaagaaatactcGGGGGCCCTGAGCGTCAAGGAGATGCTGAAGAAATTCCAGAAGGAAAAAGAAGCTCAGAAGAAGCGGGACGATGAACCCAAGCTCTCCGCCCCCTCCCTGGTGGAAACCCCAGCTCCACGGGAAGTGGAGACCCTCTccgaccctctcctctcctccctctttgGCCATGCCAGTGACAATGAATTGCTTCAGGCAGCCACCGCCATGGACTCCCTGACCGATCTCGACTTGGAACAGCTCTTCAACGAATCTCCAGAAGAAAGCCCTTTCCCCGACATGGAGGATGGGAGCGACCCCCTCGGCATGGGCCTGGAGCAGGACGTCAAGCAGCCCCTTGCCCTCCCCGAAGGGCTTCCGGGGCCGCTGGAGAAGCGCATTGAGGAGCTGACTCAG GCTGCCCGGGCTGcagagggggaaagcaagcaCAAGTTCTtcaaccaggacatcaacagcATCTTACTAGA CATTGAGCTGCAAACCCGGGAACTGAACAGCCAGATCCGCTCTGGGGTGTACGCCCACCTGGCCTCCTTCCTGCCCTGCAACAAAGACACCCTGGTCAAGCGTGCCCGCAGGCTCTACCTCTGTGAGCAG GGGGGTCGGCTGAAGGAACCCCTTCAGAAGTTAAAGGAAGCCGTTGGCAGAGCAATGCCGGAACAGATGGCCAAATACCAGGAGGAGTGCCAGGCACACACCCAAGCCAAGTTTGCCAA GatgctggaggaggagaaggacaaGGAGCAAAGGGAGCGGGTTTGTTCCGAGGACGAAGAGGATGACGACAAAGGAGGGAAGCGGATCATGGGGCCCCGGAAGAAATTTCAGTGGAACGACGAAATCAG GGATTTGCTCTGCCAGGTGGTGAAGATCAAACTTGATGGGTACGAACTGGAGAAGAACAAGGCCCAGTCAATGGAGGATTATGTGAAGACCTTCCTGGATACTGAAGTCAAACCTCTTTGGCCAAAGGGATGGATGCAATCCAG GACGCTTTTCAAGGAAAGCAG AGCAAAGAAGAGAGTCATGGCTCCTCCCAAGGTGAAGGGCAAG GAGCACTCTGGGAAGCCAGAGAAGAAGATGCCCCTTGCTGTGTCGTTCCTCCACTCGAGTAGCGCAGCCTCCCTTTCTCCTGAGCCGCAGGGAGTGACGGTTGGCCTCAGCCCGCAAACCCGGGAGCTCTTGGCCATGAGCTCAACCCCAGTGTCGAGCGGTGTGGCTCCCCCAGCCTCCTTCAGTCTGGACGACTCTCTGGATGAAGACCTGATCCACAACGCCACCTCTTCCTTGGAAGCCGTCTCCAAGGAGCTGGCTGCGCTGAACAGCCGGACCGGGGGCAGTCCGGACTTCACCCTGCCCGCCATCCTGAAGACGCCTCCGGAGAAGCCCCCGGTCCAAGCGAGcctggaagagaagagaagcttcTCCAAGCTGAGCCCTTCGCCCGCCCCGTCACCCGCTGGCAGTGCTCTGCAGTCCCCTCTCAACTTCCTGGCCGAGCAGGCCTTGGCGCTTGGCCAGCCCCCTCCAGACAAAAAGTCCGAGAGCTCTGCTTACAAAGAGCTCTCCTGCCAGACCCTCCCCAGCAAACCCGTGGAGACCCACCCGTCCAAACAGAAGCATCACAGCCTTGCACGCACCGTTCACGGGCCCCAGACGTCGACCCCGGTGCCAGTCCCCCAGCCGAAGGGGTTTCCTCTGGCCGGTCAGCCGTCAAaattccccccttcccctccctttgtcAAGCTGCAGAGCCccaaagccatttccccactgcccccgcGCCCTGTCCTCCAGCAGCCGGCCAAGCCGCCCGCCAAGGCCCCCAGCTTCCACTCTTCGTCATCGTCGTCCTCTTCTTTGGCTGCCTCCCCAGCATCCAGCAGCTCCCACAAGACTCCCAATTCCTCTTCGGCCTCCCTGAGCTACACAACGAAGCATCCGGGCAGCTcactggggctgtccttcaagtcGCCCTTCGTGGCCCTTTCCAGGCACATGGCTTCCTCCAGCGGCTCCACGCCCAGCGTGTCGGCCAACCagagctgctcttcctcctcctcctcctcttcctcctcgggCGCCCTGCTGCCAGGCGCGTCCCTCTCCTCCCCTGGGCAGGCTCCCAGCCGCTCGTCTCCCAGTTCCCTGGCGAAGAAGACGCTGGTCTCCCAGAAGCTGACCTTGGTGGCTCCGCCGGGGGGTCCGAACGTCAGCTCGAGTGGTGGGACCCAAGGGGTAGCCAAGCTGCTGACGTCCTCCCTCAAGCCAGCTGTGGTCAGCAACACTGCCGCCTCTACCTCGGTGCCA aaagGAGCCGGCGGAGCGGTGCTGCTAACCAGCTCGTCTTCCTTGAACGTCCTGTCTCCACCCTACAAGCCCGGCAACCCAAAGCTGCCTGCAGCCCTGAGCTCCACCCCGCTGGGGATTATCTCGCCGATCCATTCCTTCCCTCTCCACGTGATCTCCTTCAGCTCCGAATCCTCCCCCAAGGCTGGGGTGTCCAAGGACGCCATTGTCACGGGACCAGCCCCAGGGACTTTCCACCACGGCCTCAGCCACa GTCTTTTGGCAGGCTTGCCCTCCAGcctgctccaggcagctccccTCCCACACTCTGCTCCGCCTGCCCATTTATCACACACCTTGCCAG ACACTTCCCAGCTTCACGGGAAAGGGTCCAGTGTGCCGCCGCGCAAGTTATGA